In Nonomuraea muscovyensis, the following proteins share a genomic window:
- a CDS encoding 2-hydroxyacid dehydrogenase — protein MTVRVLAAGDHFVQNRLLIDALRSEVGGELDVRELTLPWPVVPFGPVGEVDEASDVEDELIDALRGVEICVTQMAPLTRRVLEAAPDLKLFCVSRGGPVNANLEAATAAGVAVTFAPGRNAVATAEHTLAMLLAATRRIPQTHADLAGGVWRGDYYMYDKVGPELEGGTVGLVGYGAIGRRVARMVAGFGAEVLVFDPYVETPGSVELDELLSRSGFVSLHARATPETTGMIDAARLALMPPGSVLVNCARGSLLDYDALCDALDSGHLFGAALDVFPEEPIPPGSRLLTTPNLVMTPHLAGASKETAVKAARIVAADVARYLRGEPLAHCANPAPANL, from the coding sequence TTGACCGTCCGAGTACTGGCCGCCGGCGACCACTTCGTCCAGAACCGCCTGCTCATCGACGCGTTGCGGAGCGAGGTCGGGGGCGAGCTGGACGTCCGCGAGCTCACGCTGCCGTGGCCGGTGGTGCCGTTCGGGCCTGTGGGCGAGGTCGACGAGGCCTCCGACGTGGAGGACGAGCTCATCGACGCGCTGCGCGGGGTGGAGATCTGCGTCACCCAGATGGCGCCGCTGACGCGCCGTGTCCTGGAGGCGGCACCTGACCTGAAGCTCTTCTGCGTCAGCCGCGGCGGCCCCGTCAACGCCAACCTGGAGGCCGCCACCGCCGCCGGGGTCGCGGTCACGTTCGCCCCCGGCCGCAACGCGGTCGCCACCGCCGAGCACACGCTCGCCATGCTGCTCGCCGCCACCCGGCGCATCCCGCAGACGCACGCCGACCTGGCCGGCGGTGTGTGGCGGGGCGACTACTACATGTACGACAAGGTCGGCCCGGAGCTGGAGGGCGGCACGGTCGGCCTGGTCGGCTACGGCGCGATCGGCCGTCGGGTGGCCCGCATGGTGGCGGGGTTCGGGGCCGAGGTGCTGGTCTTCGACCCGTACGTCGAGACGCCCGGCTCCGTCGAGCTGGACGAGCTGCTGTCGCGCTCCGGGTTCGTGTCCCTGCACGCCCGGGCCACGCCCGAGACCACCGGGATGATCGACGCGGCCCGGCTCGCGCTGATGCCGCCCGGTTCGGTGCTGGTCAACTGCGCGAGAGGGTCGCTGCTGGACTACGACGCGCTGTGCGACGCGCTCGACTCCGGCCACCTGTTCGGCGCGGCCCTGGACGTCTTCCCGGAGGAGCCCATCCCCCCGGGATCGCGGCTGCTGACGACGCCTAACCTGGTGATGACGCCGCACCTGGCCGGGGCCAGCAAGGAGACGGCGGTCAAGGCGGCGCGGATCGTCGCGGCGGACGTGGCCCGCTACCTGCGCGGCGAGCCCCTCGCCCATTGCGCCAACCCGGCGCCGGCCAACCTCTGA
- a CDS encoding PPOX class F420-dependent oxidoreductase, whose product MSQGPSPRPLSDEALSDLLGGQQFGTLATNKRSGHPHLTTMLFSWDPEARVVRFSTTADRIKVKHLRRDPRAALHVQGGDVWSFAVAEGEAEVSESTTVPGDPVGRELLAMIPEAAKPADEDAFLAQLVAERRVVIRLKVDRLYGTALDISGPS is encoded by the coding sequence ATGAGTCAAGGTCCCTCGCCTCGCCCGCTGTCCGACGAAGCCCTCTCCGACCTGCTGGGCGGGCAGCAGTTCGGCACCCTCGCCACCAACAAGCGCAGTGGTCATCCTCATCTGACCACCATGCTTTTCAGCTGGGACCCCGAGGCCCGCGTCGTCCGGTTCTCCACGACGGCAGACCGCATCAAGGTCAAGCACCTGCGGCGCGACCCGCGCGCGGCTCTGCACGTGCAGGGCGGTGACGTCTGGTCGTTCGCCGTCGCCGAGGGCGAGGCCGAGGTCTCCGAGAGCACGACCGTCCCGGGTGACCCGGTCGGGCGGGAGCTGCTCGCGATGATTCCGGAGGCCGCGAAGCCGGCGGACGAGGACGCGTTCCTGGCGCAGCTCGTCGCCGAGCGCCGGGTGGTCATCCGGCTGAAAGTGGATCGGCTGTACGGGACGGCGCTCGACATCAGCGGCCCCAGCTAG
- a CDS encoding carbohydrate ABC transporter permease, translating to MTAVAAGRRRASTGVRIGVLVVFVVVFLIPIYVLLVTSFKPLTEADPGQAWNLPRTWTVEAWRVAWEKLAPGLWNSVLLAVPGSLLSCALGSMNGYVLSKWRFPGADLLFTLFLFGMFIPYQGVMIPLVQLLVGLNELTGLQFYGAIPGLVLAHVVYGIPICTLIFRNYYVTIPDELIEASRVDGAGMLRTYWSVVLPVSGPAIAVVIIWQFTSLWNDFLFAVFLTGPQSWPATVMLNNIAGAQATPYSQQMAAAILASVPTMLIYVLLGRFFMRGLMAGALKG from the coding sequence ATGACAGCGGTCGCGGCCGGGCGCCGCAGGGCGTCCACCGGAGTGCGGATCGGCGTGCTGGTGGTGTTCGTCGTCGTCTTCCTGATCCCGATCTACGTGCTGCTGGTCACCAGCTTCAAGCCGCTCACCGAGGCCGACCCGGGTCAGGCGTGGAACCTGCCGCGGACCTGGACCGTCGAGGCGTGGCGGGTGGCCTGGGAGAAGCTGGCGCCGGGCCTGTGGAACAGCGTGCTGCTCGCGGTGCCCGGTTCGCTGCTGTCGTGCGCGCTGGGCTCCATGAACGGGTACGTGCTGTCCAAATGGCGCTTCCCCGGCGCCGACCTGCTGTTCACGTTGTTCCTGTTCGGCATGTTCATCCCGTACCAGGGCGTCATGATCCCGCTGGTGCAGCTCCTTGTGGGGCTGAACGAGCTGACCGGGCTGCAGTTCTACGGCGCCATCCCCGGGCTGGTGCTGGCGCACGTGGTCTACGGCATCCCGATCTGCACGCTGATCTTCCGCAACTACTACGTCACCATCCCCGACGAGCTGATCGAGGCGTCGCGGGTGGACGGCGCGGGCATGCTGCGCACCTACTGGTCGGTGGTGCTGCCGGTCTCCGGGCCGGCGATCGCCGTAGTGATCATCTGGCAGTTCACCTCGCTGTGGAACGACTTCCTGTTCGCGGTGTTCCTGACCGGACCGCAGAGCTGGCCCGCCACCGTGATGCTGAACAACATCGCCGGGGCCCAGGCCACGCCCTACAGCCAGCAGATGGCGGCGGCCATCCTGGCGTCGGTCCCGACGATGCTCATCTACGTGCTGCTGGGCCGCTTCTTCATGCGCGGCCTGATGGCGGGCGCGCTGAAGGGCTAG
- a CDS encoding carbohydrate ABC transporter permease, with protein sequence MSRVRTWLPGLLLVAPSIVAIGVFVYGMLGWNFRLAMTDKHDEVSEGRFVGLENFISLWDQPRWHISVNHAIMFTIAFVLGALVLGWFLAFLMEKGIRGEGTFRAIYLFPMAVSFVATGIVWRWLMNSGMEERAVGFNRLFDAIGLPQWQWFRDPDWGMAAMALPAIWQMSGYVMALFLAGFRGVPEELREAARVDGCTEWGVYRHVVLPLLRPVTLSALIILGHISLKVFDLIVAVSGKQIITDVPAVFMWVAVFDSHDPAKGATIASYIVLSVAVFVIPYLIWSVRRERRS encoded by the coding sequence GTGAGTCGGGTACGCACCTGGCTGCCCGGCCTGCTCCTCGTCGCCCCGTCGATCGTGGCGATCGGCGTGTTCGTGTACGGCATGCTGGGCTGGAACTTCCGGCTGGCCATGACCGACAAGCACGACGAGGTGTCGGAGGGCAGGTTCGTCGGCCTGGAGAACTTCATCAGCCTCTGGGATCAGCCCAGATGGCACATATCGGTCAACCACGCGATCATGTTCACGATCGCGTTCGTGCTGGGCGCGCTGGTGCTCGGCTGGTTCCTCGCCTTCCTCATGGAGAAGGGGATCAGGGGCGAGGGCACGTTCCGGGCCATCTACCTCTTCCCGATGGCCGTCTCGTTCGTCGCGACCGGCATCGTGTGGCGGTGGCTGATGAACTCGGGGATGGAGGAGCGGGCGGTCGGGTTCAACCGGCTGTTCGACGCGATCGGGCTGCCGCAGTGGCAGTGGTTCCGGGACCCGGACTGGGGGATGGCCGCCATGGCCCTCCCCGCCATCTGGCAGATGTCCGGATATGTCATGGCACTGTTCCTGGCCGGTTTCCGGGGCGTGCCCGAGGAGCTGCGCGAGGCCGCGCGGGTGGACGGCTGCACCGAGTGGGGCGTCTACCGGCACGTGGTGCTGCCGCTGCTGCGCCCGGTGACGCTCTCGGCGCTGATCATCCTCGGGCACATCTCGCTGAAGGTGTTCGACCTGATCGTGGCGGTGTCGGGCAAGCAGATCATCACCGACGTGCCCGCGGTGTTCATGTGGGTGGCGGTGTTCGACTCCCACGACCCGGCCAAGGGCGCCACCATCGCCTCGTACATCGTGCTCAGCGTGGCGGTCTTCGTCATCCCGTACCTGATCTGGTCCGTACGCAGGGAGAGGCGGTCATGA
- a CDS encoding ABC transporter substrate-binding protein, which translates to MRSRWTAAAAAVMAGVLSLSACGGGGDQAAQPSPGGGDAKKQVEVFSWWTGPGEADGLQAMRKIFEQQNPSYTFFDAAVAGGSGDKAKALLQSKLQADTPPDTFQGHAGAELQGYIKAGDLEELNSLYDELKLKDVFPPQLIEQISVQGKIYSVPVNIHRSNVLWFNPAVLEEAGVAGAPKTLEEFVAALEKVKAKGKIPLSVGSEWTVTHLLESVLLGSLGTDAYNALFKPGADWNSPQVTRALEQFKTILSYAGDPQDDWQPAAKQVADGEAAFNIMGDWAYGYFHNPPEGGLGKQSKTDFDWAPAPGTEGTYLWLSDSFTLPKGAKNRDGALAWLKVAASKEGQDAFNPKKGSIPARKDADQSLYTDYLADALKDWSGDKLAGSIQHGVAVNQPWLAAVNEAVGLFMGTKDVPALQKALAEAAQANAQ; encoded by the coding sequence TTGCGATCACGCTGGACGGCCGCCGCGGCGGCCGTGATGGCGGGCGTGTTGAGCCTGTCGGCCTGTGGCGGTGGCGGCGACCAGGCGGCGCAGCCCAGCCCGGGCGGCGGTGACGCCAAGAAGCAGGTCGAGGTGTTCTCCTGGTGGACGGGACCGGGCGAGGCCGACGGCCTGCAGGCGATGCGGAAGATCTTCGAGCAGCAGAACCCGTCCTACACCTTCTTCGACGCGGCGGTGGCCGGCGGCTCCGGTGACAAGGCCAAGGCGCTGTTGCAGTCGAAGCTGCAGGCCGACACCCCGCCCGACACCTTCCAGGGGCACGCGGGCGCCGAGTTGCAGGGCTACATCAAGGCGGGCGACCTGGAGGAGCTCAACTCCCTCTACGACGAGCTGAAGCTCAAGGACGTCTTCCCGCCCCAGCTCATCGAGCAGATCAGCGTCCAGGGCAAGATCTACTCGGTGCCGGTGAACATCCACCGGTCCAACGTGCTGTGGTTCAACCCGGCGGTGCTGGAGGAGGCCGGGGTCGCGGGCGCGCCGAAGACGCTGGAGGAGTTCGTCGCGGCGCTGGAGAAGGTCAAGGCCAAGGGCAAGATCCCGCTGTCGGTCGGGTCGGAGTGGACCGTCACCCACCTGCTGGAGAGCGTCCTGCTCGGCTCGCTCGGCACCGACGCCTACAACGCGCTGTTCAAGCCGGGCGCCGACTGGAACAGCCCGCAGGTGACCAGGGCGCTGGAGCAGTTCAAGACGATCCTGTCGTACGCGGGCGACCCGCAGGACGACTGGCAGCCGGCGGCCAAGCAGGTCGCCGACGGCGAGGCCGCCTTCAACATCATGGGCGACTGGGCGTACGGCTACTTCCACAACCCGCCGGAGGGCGGCCTGGGCAAGCAGTCGAAGACCGACTTCGACTGGGCGCCCGCGCCCGGCACCGAGGGCACCTACCTGTGGCTGTCCGACAGCTTCACCCTGCCCAAGGGCGCCAAGAACCGTGACGGGGCGCTCGCCTGGCTCAAGGTCGCGGCGAGCAAGGAGGGCCAGGACGCCTTCAACCCGAAGAAGGGCTCCATCCCGGCCCGCAAGGACGCCGACCAGTCGCTCTACACCGACTACCTGGCCGACGCGCTGAAGGACTGGTCGGGCGACAAGCTCGCGGGGTCCATCCAGCACGGCGTGGCCGTGAACCAGCCGTGGCTGGCCGCCGTCAACGAGGCCGTGGGCCTGTTCATGGGCACGAAGGACGTGCCCGCGCTGCAGAAGGCGCTGGCCGAGGCCGCGCAGGCCAACGCCCAGTGA
- a CDS encoding ABC transporter ATP-binding protein — MDKMTEVGFLPIARRLPSLVRHAMSLAWRASPRDTLATIVLNLLGGVFTAFGLLATTGALTALFQDGPTPDRVRAALPSLVLVAAAAALRTAVQAGAGWAQSRLEPQITRQTEERLFGLTSRVELVSYDDPEFHDSLQRARTRGVAMADSVVSSAVDVVTAAVGIAAVAGVLGVLHPVLLPLLLLAVLPDAWAAVRSARMRYSTLNALIPAMRRKWIIAELLAERDPAAEVRSFTMRDFLLRMYDAVARAEQEVMLRLARRQTIARLVGEALGGLGSGLVYVALGILLAVGAIPLAVAGTAVLAIRSGATSLASLLHSTNRLYEDGLYFTDFLDFCADAERRLGEPRPTTPPERFERISVVDAAFTYPGADAPALRGVSLEIKRGEVIAFVGENGSGKTTLAKILAGLYEADSGTVLWDDVDLREVSPEAIRERTAVIAQDHTRWPLTARYNITMGTGKGEPALHAAASVAGAHEVIAELPHGYRTLLDRRFKDGHELSGGQWQRIAVARGFHRDADLLICDEPTAALDARAEHALFERIRGHSDGRTVLLITHRLASVRYADRIYVLDHGKIIEQGDHDTLMALDGLYADLYTLQSSAYR, encoded by the coding sequence ATGGACAAGATGACCGAGGTGGGCTTCCTGCCCATCGCCCGCCGGCTGCCCTCCCTGGTGCGCCACGCCATGAGCCTGGCGTGGCGGGCCAGCCCACGCGACACGCTGGCCACCATCGTGCTCAACCTCCTGGGCGGCGTCTTCACGGCCTTCGGGCTGCTGGCCACCACGGGTGCGCTGACAGCGCTGTTCCAGGACGGGCCGACACCCGACCGGGTGCGGGCCGCGCTGCCCAGTCTCGTGCTGGTCGCCGCCGCGGCGGCGCTGCGCACCGCCGTGCAGGCCGGGGCGGGGTGGGCGCAGTCCCGCCTGGAGCCGCAGATCACCCGCCAGACCGAGGAGCGCCTCTTCGGCCTGACGAGCCGGGTCGAGCTGGTCTCCTACGACGACCCCGAGTTCCACGACTCGCTCCAGCGGGCCAGGACGCGCGGCGTGGCGATGGCCGACTCCGTGGTCAGCTCCGCCGTCGACGTGGTGACGGCCGCCGTCGGCATCGCCGCCGTGGCCGGGGTGCTCGGCGTGCTCCACCCCGTCCTGCTGCCGCTGCTGCTGCTCGCCGTGCTGCCCGACGCCTGGGCGGCCGTGCGCAGCGCGCGGATGCGCTACTCCACGCTCAACGCGCTCATCCCGGCGATGCGCCGCAAGTGGATCATCGCCGAGCTGCTGGCCGAGCGCGACCCCGCGGCGGAGGTCCGCTCGTTCACCATGCGCGACTTCCTGCTGCGCATGTACGACGCGGTGGCGCGGGCCGAGCAGGAGGTCATGCTGCGGCTGGCCAGGCGCCAGACGATCGCCCGCCTCGTCGGCGAGGCGCTGGGCGGGCTCGGCAGCGGCCTGGTCTACGTCGCGCTCGGGATCCTGCTCGCCGTCGGCGCGATCCCGCTCGCCGTCGCCGGCACGGCCGTGCTCGCCATCAGGTCCGGCGCGACCTCGCTGGCCAGCCTCCTGCACTCCACCAACCGGCTCTACGAGGACGGCCTCTACTTCACGGACTTCCTCGACTTCTGCGCCGACGCCGAGCGCCGCCTGGGCGAGCCGCGTCCCACCACCCCGCCCGAGCGCTTCGAGCGGATCAGCGTGGTCGACGCCGCCTTCACCTACCCCGGCGCCGATGCGCCCGCGCTGCGCGGCGTGTCGTTGGAGATCAAGCGCGGTGAGGTGATCGCCTTCGTCGGCGAGAACGGCTCCGGCAAGACGACCCTCGCCAAGATCCTGGCCGGCCTCTACGAGGCCGACAGCGGCACCGTCCTGTGGGACGACGTCGACCTGCGCGAGGTCTCCCCCGAGGCGATCCGCGAGCGCACCGCGGTCATCGCCCAGGACCACACCCGCTGGCCGCTCACCGCCCGCTACAACATCACGATGGGCACCGGCAAGGGCGAGCCCGCCCTGCACGCGGCGGCCTCGGTCGCCGGGGCCCACGAGGTGATCGCCGAGCTGCCGCACGGCTACCGCACCCTGCTCGACCGCCGCTTCAAGGACGGCCATGAGCTGTCGGGCGGCCAGTGGCAGCGCATCGCCGTGGCGCGCGGCTTCCACCGCGACGCCGACCTGCTCATCTGCGACGAGCCCACCGCCGCCCTCGACGCCCGGGCCGAGCACGCCCTGTTCGAGCGCATCCGCGGCCACTCCGACGGGCGCACGGTCCTGCTCATCACCCACCGCCTGGCCAGTGTCCGCTACGCCGACCGCATCTACGTCCTCGACCACGGCAAGATCATCGAGCAGGGCGACCACGACACCCTCATGGCACTCGACGGCCTCTACGCCGACCTCTACACCCTCCAGTCCTCCGCCTACCGCTGA
- a CDS encoding penicillin-binding transpeptidase domain-containing protein, with protein sequence MNIPLRRVAVTCAVLLFALLANVTYLQAFGPRDLVADRRNERTLLARYAHPRGDILTHEGRVLATSAATDTGPFRHRRVYPGGRMYAPVTGHFSLHRAAGLERAEDAVLSGSHPSVRVRTLVRDGRPEGADVRLTIRHRVQQAAYQSLARAGRPGAAVAIDPVTGAILALASYPSYDPAGHAVQDAGTVDAVDRLLRGDPAQPMLNRALRRAYPPGPASEVVTAAAALASGEYTIASPITARAGEVAPPLSLPAGSPGPGERSCGNGRPTLAHAFRLSCAAAFAALRVQLGPDLLRDQAEAFGFNAADLTVPLRVAASTFPAGLDRSGTALSAAGLPDRATPLMIAMLSAAVANGGVAMRPYLVEEVRLPDGSIINRAGPRPYRTAMSPALAGQLTILMATATRPDLALQGVEVAAKPGPDVVTAFAPATAPEVAVGVVLEPGTAPAAPVARAILRAALS encoded by the coding sequence ATGAACATCCCGCTGCGCCGCGTCGCCGTGACGTGCGCGGTGCTGCTGTTCGCGCTGCTGGCCAACGTGACCTACCTGCAGGCGTTCGGCCCGCGTGACCTGGTCGCCGACCGCCGCAACGAGCGTACCCTGCTCGCCAGGTACGCCCACCCGCGCGGTGACATCCTCACCCACGAGGGCCGGGTCCTCGCGACCAGCGCCGCGACGGACACGGGTCCGTTCCGGCACCGGCGGGTCTACCCCGGCGGGAGGATGTACGCGCCCGTGACCGGGCACTTCTCGCTGCACCGGGCCGCCGGCCTCGAACGGGCCGAGGACGCCGTGCTGTCCGGCTCCCATCCCAGCGTCCGGGTGCGGACGCTGGTCCGGGACGGCCGGCCCGAGGGCGCCGACGTGCGGCTCACCATCAGGCACCGCGTCCAGCAGGCCGCCTACCAGAGCCTCGCCCGCGCCGGCCGGCCGGGAGCCGCGGTGGCGATCGACCCGGTGACGGGCGCGATCCTGGCCCTGGCCAGCTATCCGTCGTACGACCCGGCCGGCCACGCGGTCCAGGACGCCGGCACGGTGGACGCGGTCGACCGGCTGCTGCGCGGCGATCCGGCGCAACCGATGCTCAACCGGGCCCTGCGCCGCGCCTACCCGCCGGGCCCGGCGTCCGAGGTGGTCACCGCCGCCGCCGCGCTCGCCTCCGGGGAGTACACGATCGCCTCGCCGATCACCGCGCGCGCCGGGGAGGTGGCGCCACCGCTGAGCCTCCCGGCCGGCTCGCCCGGCCCGGGCGAGCGGTCCTGCGGGAACGGCCGTCCCACGCTGGCGCACGCCTTCCGGCTCTCCTGCGCGGCCGCGTTCGCCGCTCTCAGGGTTCAGCTCGGCCCGGACCTGCTGCGCGACCAGGCGGAGGCTTTCGGGTTCAACGCGGCCGACCTGACCGTGCCGCTGCGCGTGGCGGCCAGCACCTTCCCGGCCGGGCTCGACCGGTCCGGCACCGCCCTGTCGGCCGCCGGGCTGCCCGACCGGGCCACGCCCCTGATGATCGCCATGCTCTCGGCGGCCGTGGCCAACGGAGGGGTGGCGATGCGGCCGTACCTGGTGGAGGAGGTGCGCCTCCCGGACGGGTCGATCATCAACCGTGCCGGCCCGAGACCCTACCGGACCGCCATGTCGCCCGCGCTGGCCGGCCAGCTGACCATCCTCATGGCCACGGCCACCCGGCCGGACCTGGCCCTGCAGGGGGTGGAGGTGGCGGCCAAGCCGGGCCCGGATGTCGTCACCGCCTTCGCCCCGGCCACGGCGCCGGAGGTGGCGGTGGGGGTCGTCCTCGAACCGGGGACCGCCCCGGCGGCCCCCGTCGCCCGCGCCATCCTCCGGGCCGCCCTGTCGTGA
- a CDS encoding MerR family transcriptional regulator, with protein sequence MSVYTPAEVVEETGFTLDTLRYYEKIGLLEPVERNAAGQRRFSDSDVSWLGLVRCLRDTGMPIAQMLRFAELVRAGDHTIPDRIRLLEEHDRRIQGQIANLTERQHYISNKISYYRSVL encoded by the coding sequence GTGAGCGTGTACACACCCGCCGAGGTCGTCGAGGAGACCGGCTTCACCCTCGACACCCTGCGCTACTACGAGAAGATCGGCCTGCTGGAGCCCGTCGAGCGCAACGCCGCCGGTCAGCGCCGGTTCAGCGACAGCGACGTGAGCTGGTTGGGGCTGGTCCGCTGCCTGCGCGACACGGGCATGCCGATCGCCCAGATGCTCCGCTTCGCCGAGCTGGTGCGCGCGGGCGATCACACCATCCCCGACCGGATCCGGCTGCTGGAGGAGCACGACCGCCGTATCCAGGGCCAGATCGCCAACCTCACCGAACGGCAGCACTACATCTCCAACAAGATTTCCTACTACCGCAGCGTTCTGTAG
- a CDS encoding aldo/keto reductase, with the protein MNIALGTIPFGTTVSERDSFAILDRFHEAGGTMLDTSNNYPFWVEGCSGDESEQTIGAWLAARGNRDAMVVGTKAGARPTTPGDRTLDSAEGLSAAAVARAAEASLRRLRTDRIDVYWAHIEDRSVRLEETLGAFDALARQGKVQSVGASNVPAWRLERARNTSAAHGWLPYTHVQLRHTYLRPRPFTRLAETGHVIASDEMLDYLRAEPDVTLWAYNTLMAGRYTRADRPLPESYDHPGTTRRLAVLREVAAELGVTPNQVVLAWILAGGHVPIVGVSSLAQLDEAIAATEVKLDDELRARLDAAG; encoded by the coding sequence ATGAACATCGCACTCGGCACCATTCCTTTCGGCACGACCGTCAGCGAGCGGGACTCGTTCGCGATCCTCGACCGGTTCCACGAGGCCGGTGGCACGATGCTGGACACCTCGAACAACTATCCGTTCTGGGTGGAGGGCTGCTCGGGCGACGAGAGCGAGCAGACCATCGGCGCCTGGCTGGCCGCGCGGGGCAACCGCGACGCCATGGTCGTCGGCACGAAGGCGGGCGCCCGGCCCACGACGCCCGGCGACAGGACGCTGGACTCGGCGGAGGGGCTGTCCGCCGCCGCCGTCGCCCGCGCCGCCGAGGCCAGCCTGCGGCGGCTGCGCACCGACCGGATCGACGTCTACTGGGCGCATATCGAGGACCGTTCGGTACGCCTTGAGGAGACCCTGGGCGCCTTCGACGCGCTCGCCCGGCAGGGCAAGGTGCAGAGCGTGGGCGCCAGCAACGTGCCCGCCTGGCGCCTGGAGCGCGCCCGGAACACCTCGGCCGCGCACGGCTGGCTGCCCTACACGCACGTCCAGCTCCGCCACACCTACCTGCGTCCGCGCCCGTTCACCCGGCTCGCCGAGACGGGCCACGTGATCGCCTCGGACGAGATGCTCGACTACCTGCGCGCGGAGCCGGACGTGACGCTGTGGGCGTACAACACGCTGATGGCGGGCCGCTACACCCGCGCGGACCGCCCGCTGCCGGAGTCCTACGACCACCCGGGCACGACGCGGCGGCTGGCCGTGCTGCGGGAGGTGGCCGCGGAGCTGGGGGTGACGCCGAACCAGGTGGTGCTGGCCTGGATCCTGGCCGGCGGCCACGTCCCCATCGTCGGCGTCTCCAGCCTGGCGCAGCTCGACGAGGCGATCGCCGCGACGGAGGTCAAGCTGGACGACGAGCTGCGCGCACGGCTGGACGCGGCAGGCTGA
- a CDS encoding TetR/AcrR family transcriptional regulator, protein MTSTLRRRPAQRRSVERVERMLDECARLLDEVGYEALTTKEVARRAEVPIGTFYQFFPDKQGLVRALALRNLDAFLERVTERIARADLGHWTDLVELAVDEFVAMKRTTPGFAVVDFGEVLTAPGGPAIEGSDRMLDAALENNAVVADRLRALTLDLLDAPAGPGLDRALLVAVEATDAVLKLAFRMDPEGDPAMIAECKLLVRRYLADHLP, encoded by the coding sequence ATGACCAGTACCTTGCGGCGCCGCCCCGCCCAACGCCGCAGCGTCGAACGGGTCGAGCGCATGCTCGACGAGTGCGCCCGGCTCCTCGACGAGGTCGGCTACGAGGCTCTGACCACGAAGGAGGTCGCGCGCCGCGCGGAGGTGCCGATCGGCACCTTCTACCAGTTCTTCCCCGACAAGCAGGGGCTGGTGCGGGCCCTGGCGCTGCGCAACCTCGACGCGTTCCTGGAGCGCGTGACCGAGCGGATCGCGCGGGCCGACCTCGGCCACTGGACCGACCTCGTCGAGTTGGCCGTCGACGAGTTCGTCGCGATGAAGCGCACCACCCCCGGCTTCGCGGTGGTCGACTTCGGCGAGGTGCTCACCGCGCCCGGCGGGCCCGCGATCGAGGGCAGCGACCGGATGCTCGACGCCGCGCTGGAGAACAACGCGGTCGTGGCCGACCGGCTGCGGGCGCTCACGCTCGACCTGCTGGACGCTCCCGCCGGCCCCGGCCTCGACCGGGCGCTGCTGGTGGCGGTGGAGGCCACCGACGCGGTGCTGAAGCTGGCGTTCCGGATGGACCCCGAGGGCGATCCGGCGATGATCGCCGAGTGCAAGCTGCTGGTCCGCCGCTACCTGGCCGACCACCTGCCCTGA